One part of the Solea solea chromosome 16, fSolSol10.1, whole genome shotgun sequence genome encodes these proteins:
- the fahd1 gene encoding acylpyruvase FAHD1, mitochondrial gives MTARNISRFWEWGRKIICVGRNYADHAKELKNAIPTEPILFLKPPSAYVTEGSPILVPMYTSDLHHEVELGVVIGKGGTAIPQSVAMEHVAGYALCLDMTARDIQDVCKSKGLPWTMAKAFNTSCPVSEFIPRERIPDPGNVKLWLRVNDQLRQSGCTSDMIFSIPYLISYISDFITLEEGDLILTGTPKGVSAVQEHDELRAGIEDVVTMSFRVDRQEQ, from the coding sequence ATGACAGCACGGAACATATCTCGGTTCTGGGAGTGGGGCAGGAAGATTATTTGTGTCGGGAGAAACTACGCGGATCACGCCAAAGAGCTGAAAAATGCGATTCCCACAGAGCCGATCCTGTTCCTGAAGCCTCCTTCTGCGTATGTGACAGAAGGCTCCCCGATCCTGGTCCCCATGTACACCAGCGACCTGCACCATGAGGTGGAGTTAGGGGTGGTGATCGGGAAAGGGGGCACAGCCATCCCCCAGTCCGTCGCCATGGAGCATGTCGCTGGTTACGCTCTGTGCCTGGACATGACAGCGAGGGACATCCAGGACGTGTGCAAGTCCAAGGGTCTCCCCTGGACCATGGCCAAAGCTTTCAACACCTCCTGCCCCGTCAGCGAGTTCATCCCCAGGGAGCGCATCCCTGACCCTGGCAACGTGAAGCTGTGGCTGAGAGTCAACGACCAGCTGCGGCAAAGCGGCTGCACCTCTGACATGATTTTCTCCATTCCGTATCTCATCAGCTACATCAGTGACTTCATCACATTGGAGGAGGGAGATCTCATACTGACCGGCACTCCTAAAGGGGTTTCCGCCGTGCAGGAGCACGACGAGCTGCGGGCTGGGATCGAGGATGTTGTTACCATGAGCTTCAGAGTAGACAGACAAGAGCAGtag